In Notamacropus eugenii isolate mMacEug1 chromosome 1, mMacEug1.pri_v2, whole genome shotgun sequence, one genomic interval encodes:
- the RAD51AP2 gene encoding RAD51-associated protein 2, whose product MEALPGSPSGPPQAKRPRLGEDAPHAPLSRAQAPEGGAASTQLPRPHGALPALSLGPLLFLAPLLGGPMPRGKEGVVGGSAFRGAPPKRRPAPSAACAEESPSSKIPRGQLRALSIRGTGGAPGAPQVIRVGERSESLPPPPLERSLWSSGHIWATRPANTCGENAPASTLAFLRAGRAATPLGAPGSRLGARAAAAPSGIFLWFAVVPAGQKARSGSAWFGGGDVVLPMRRSAPQHRMSGSLGLRSRVGGAPAAPPGPAPALGGAPARPAGPPGPAPVFLAEIAEESVTWARRPRLLLPLVVALGSPRGAAGAPPEHPRHVRSLEAEACLPSALLVLTQQASSRPRPLTASAACLEGGRLLLTAFAADPRAGAGSECLLYPNDVPGRKFRKTDDGWSFVKAQNGPEPMVPKTSRCDTAPGKRLLLAAFKASSPAVHLSTGCEHHEVRERRGHKAGGCASEVTEACRGPATENVRREFEKYRSHSFHVIPRDTLFAVLDTFEKVPLVSNFGDVCSIALSKRAYSNNASSGKARNLEALGALNGDIPQFTHRSQINAPERVHQANANSQETVTEKKQMFAISSFDFKDDFNCFLETEHRVKDCDTIYIGPNTTTETQEEFVGNFLCEGKEKIQILIQNERKHPTESFTGTRSYQISNGNEIQREQKYSITNTNTMVCLQKSNLLMKRKPNLEHTREINQTDRNEHQTILQESALAYSKLFHRNNESTEFVNWRFKTDLAARNNECPPDLRAECLSTETKMINDLEMKREFDIVLKELCMFCEIGKEEETLANSRLFHPKNVSTEFNHELKTDLITRNNKCSPDITAECLSTETKTMSDFEMKSEFDIVLKELCMFHEIGKEEEISCIGETSNNEGKKDFDKDNSMEEVHQEIKDTTVFSLEKICPPSLPSNTIKSVNMPKTVQSSYKWKKIHMDPEKEIPHDYCSSSSPDAELLHSPSGDDFEKAFCQNPDLFSDAFMEGKIHSLLKGDSSSSHGIVRVYPLQTCRGPIRIGLSRKAKPRQLHPYLK is encoded by the exons CCCGCCCCCACGGGGCCCTCCCCGCCCTCTCGCTGGGCCCCCTCCTCTTTCTGGCCCCCCTGCTGGGAGGCCCCATGCCCCGAGGTAAGGAGGGGGTGGTGGGGGGCAGCGCGTTCCGAGGCGCGCCCCCTAAGAGAAGGCCAGCCCCCAGTGCAGCCTGTGCTGAGGAGAGCCCCTCCTCCAAGATCCCCCGTGGCCAGCTCAGGGCGCTGAGCATCCGGGGCACAGGGGGGGCTCCCGGGGCCCCCCAAGTCATCCGCGTGGGCGAGAGAAGTGAAAGCCTGCCTCCCCCTCCGCTAGAAAGGAGCCTTTGGAGCTCGGGCCACATTTGGGCCACGAGGCCCGCGAACACGTGTGGAGAAAACGCGCCCGCGTCCACCCTGGCCTTCCTGCGAGCCGGCCGCGCTGCTACCCCCCTGGGCGCCCCCGGATCCCGCCTGGGAGCACGCGCCGCCGCTGCGCCTTCTGGAATCTTCCTTTGGTTTGCAGTGGTTCCGGCGGGTCAGAAAGCCCGAAGCGGGTCGGCCTGGTTCGGCGGGGGGGACGTCGTGCTCCCTATGAGGCGGTCTGCCCCCCAGCATCGAATGTCCGGGAGCCTGGGCCTGCGCAGCCGGGTCGGCGGGGCCCCCGCCGCACCTCCAGGCCCGGCTCCCGCACTCGGCGGGGCCCCCGCCAGGCCCGCCGGACCCCCAGGCCCGGCTCCCGTGTTCCTGGCAGAGATCGCCGAGGAGTCCGTGACGTGGGCCCGGCGCCCTCGGCTGCTTCTCCCCCTGGTCGTGGCCTTGGGGAGCCCGCGGGGAGCAGCTGGGGCGCCCCCCGAGCACCCGCGCCACGTGCGGAGCCTCGAGGCTGAGGCCTGCCTCCCGAGCGCGCTCTTGGTCTTGACGCAACAAGCGTCTTCCCGGCCTCGGCCGCTGACCGCGAGCGCCGCGTGTCTGGAGGGAGGGCGCCTCCTGCTCACGGCGTTCGCGGCGGACCCTCGGGCCGGCGCAGGTTCCGAATGTTTGCTGTATCCGAACGACGTTCCAGGGCGGAAATTCAGAAAAACTGACGACGGCTGGAGTTTTGTGAAGGCACAGAACGGACCCGAGCCGATGGTGCCGAAGACAAGCAGGTGTGATACCGCCCCGGGAAAGCGTTTGCTTCTCGCAGCGTTTAAAGCCTCCAGCCCTGCTGTTCACCTAAGTACGGGGTGTGAACACCACGAGGTCCGAGAACGGAGGGGTCATAAAGCAGGCGGCTGCGCCTCTGAAGTCACCGAAGCTTGCCGCGGTCCAGCTACCGAGAACGTGAGGAGAGAGTTCGAGAAATATCGCAGTCATTCCTTCCATGTTATCCCCAGAGACACACTTTTTGCTGTTTTGGATACATTTGAAAAAGTTCCCCTCGTAAGTAACTTTGGTGACGTTTGCAGCATCGCTTTGTCCAAGAGAGCTTACAGTAATAACGCAAGTTCTGGAAAAGCCCGCAACCTGGAAGCTCTTGGGGCTCTTAATGGGGACATTCCTCAGTTTACGCACCGCAGCCAAATAAATGCACCTGAGCGTGTCCACCAAGCAAATGCTAACAGCCAAGAGACAGTGACTGAGAAGAAACAAATGTTTGCTATCAGTAGTTTTGATTTCAAAGAcgactttaattgtttcttggaGACTGAGCACCGGGTGAAAGACTGTGACACCATTTATATTGGACCAAATACAACGACTGAAACTCAGGaagaatttgttgggaatttcctatgtgaagggaaagaaaaaatccagaTCTTGATTCAGAATGAGAGAAAGCATCCAACAGAAAGTTTTACGGGAACACGTAGTTACCAAATTTCTAATGGGAATGAGATACAGAGAGAACAGAAATACAGCATTACCAACACTAATACCATGGTTTGCCTTCAAAAATCAAACCTATTaatgaaaaggaaaccaaatttaGAACATACTAGAGAGATAAACCAAACTGATAGAAATGAGCACCAGACTATTTTGCAAGAAAGTGCTTTAGCATATTCAAAACTTTTTCATCGAAACAACGAATCCACAGAATTTGTTAACTGGAGATTTAAAACTGATTTGGCCGCAAGAAATAATGAGTGTCCTCCAGACTTACGAGCTGAGTGTTTATCAACAGAAACTAAGATGATAAATGATCTTGAAATGAAGAGGGAATTTGATATTGTACTGAAAGAACTTTGCATGTTTTGTGAaattggaaaggaagaggaaacttTAGCTAATTCAAGACTTTTTCATCCAAAGAATGTATCCACAGAATTTAACCATGAATTAAAAACTGATTTGATCACAAGAAATAACAAGTGTTCTCCAGACATAACAGCTGAGTGTTTATCAACAGAAACTAAGACAATGAGTGATTTTGAAATGAAGAGTGAATTTGATATTGTCCTGAAAGAACTTTGCATGTTTCATGAAATTggtaaggaagaagaaatttCGTGCATTGGAGAAACAAGTaataatgaagggaaaaaagactTTGATAAGGATAATTCTATGGAGGAGGTACACCAGGAGATAAAAGACACGACAGTTTTCTCGTTGGAAAAAATATGCCCACCTTCTTTACCCAGTAACACAATCAAAAGTGTGAATATGCCAAAGACAGTCCAAAGTTCATATAAGTGGAAAAAGATACATAtggatccagagaaggaaatacctCATGACTATTGTTCTTCAAGCTCACCAGATGCTGAATTACTCCATTCACCTTCTGGAGACG attttgaaaaagctttttgtcAGAATCCTGATTTATTCTCTGATGCATTTATGGAAGGAAAAATTCACAGTTTATTGAAAGGAG ATAGCAGTTCATCCCATGGAATTGTCAGAGTCTATCCTCTCCAGACATGCCGTGGTCCAATCAGGATTGGTTTGTCAAGAAAGGCAAAGCCCAGACAGCTTCACCCCTATCTGAAGTGA